CAATATCAACTTTGCTTAAAGCCGACGGATGTGTTTACATTTGAAGTCACAACGAAATAGCGCTTAGATTCACCTGGGGACAAAGCAAATCAACAGCGCGCCAGATGCGCTATGTCCATGACTGCAAGACAAAGTGGCCAGCCATGCCGCCACGACTCCCGACAAGACAACAACGCTGCAGCGCCCAACTGGTGACTTTGATAGCTCGCCTCCGTATGGCTTTGttagggcacgtacaacgggTCTCTTGACCCCATCCTTCGTCGTCGTTTTTACAAAAATCCTCCTGTCGAAGCCTGGAGATGGAGCCAGCGTCGCCTCGTGAGGCGACGGAGCCGGCCCGTGCTCCGATGCTGAGAAGACGACCCGAGCAGCGTTGTACGATGCCGTCTTCCCGACTCGACGGAGCGTAGATCCGGGGCGCTCGCGTGGGCGGGAGGGAGCCGTCGCGACAAAATATTCTTCAGCGACGGTGCTCGAGATGTCCGCGCAAAGGCACGTCatcggcagcagcggcggcggcggcaacagtCCACACCGTCGGTCGCAAAAGCGGATCGGCGGCGGCCCGCTTGGCCGCTCCCTCGGTCGCGTAGCGGCTTCGCGTTGGGGGCGGATGTGGACGACCTCCAGCTGCTGCCGCACGGAGGATCCCTGCACTGGGCATTGGCGGCGACGGCACCACGTTCCCCACTCCGGCATGCTCTCTGACCACGCCGTCTCGGTCCCGGGCGCGGCAGCCAAGCTATCTCTGACCACGCCGTCGTGATACATGTATCTGTATTCTGAGTTGCGGCAGTTTTCTAACAGCACAGTGATCTACTTTATTTCTCTGAGTTGCCGTCTACAATTACCATTGTAGTCTTAGGAACTTTTTAGAAAATGAGATGGTGGTGATCTGTCCTCAAACTTCTGTTTAGTTAATAGTTGATTCAGTTAAAATATTGTAACCATGTTGCTCTTATTTATCCTTGATACATTTTCTATCAAATAGCCACATAATGATATATAAAAATGTATTTATAGTTGATCCTAACTACATGCAGAGCATTAAACAGTTTAGAAACCGACCCCCTGTCTGTGAGTTGTATGACATGTCTTTATACCTGTCTGTATGATAGATTCGAGGCGCTTAGAGACGAACACCTGTCTGTATGTATACGGATTCCTAGGTATTTTTGCGTGCCTTTTGGCTCATCATGTATCTCTCGTTCTCTCGCATGTCTCGCTTGGTCATTACCTATGTGGCTATGATAGCTAGCGGACGTTCAGTGTGGTCTTAATGTGCAATTGCTTTAGAGCCGGTTTGGTTCTCCGCCAATGGATGCCAGGGATGGCTGAGGGGTTGAGGCGCTGCCGCAGTCGAGGCAGAGAAATAAATGGACACCACAGTTGTCGCAAGAGTGAACACATGAATGAACTGAAAATTTTGTGGCATATTATaacttactccctccgtcccagaatatctgtcgttctcgcttcccgagaaacaactttaacaaaatatatattaaaaaatattattatttatggtacataattaacaTCATTGgaaagatatttgaatctagttttttaacaaatttatttggagacacaaatgttCTACATATTTTGTATAAATTGAGTCAAAATCGTGGCACGGACACCGAAAACGACAGAtaaattgggacggagggagtacttgcaAACCGAACAACAACCAATAACTTTTCTGGCAGCCACATGCATGGCGTGGCAATGTAAGGCATGAAACCAGACAGCCCCTTTCATTCAGAATCCTATCCTCTATTCGAAAGAACTTACAAGGAGTAAAAAGAATAACAGTGAGaacaaatactccctccgtccacaaaagaatacaattctcatTTTTTGAGAAGTCAAACAGTTTGAAGTTTGATCAAAGTTgcataaaaaaatactaacatttatgatacaaaattaaTATTACTAAATtgattatagaatatattttcataataaatttatttggagacataaatgctaataactataaatttagtcaaatttgagCTAGCTTGACCGGCACGGATCCCATAATTACATTCTTTCGTGGACGGAGGGAGTTTTACTTTATTTAAACCGTAGCTCGCCCACTAGTCATTAGTTACAGACTTACCCAAAGAAAAAGCATATCTTACAATCTTACTAGTTTATGGCCTGAATGCAAGTGTATCGGGATAATTTGTAATTTACAGAACCCACCTTATGACATCATGCATGGACTGGTAGAGCCAGGTCTTGTGCATCAGCACCTCGGGCCCTGAGACCCTCTGTAAACCTCAACTCCGATGAGGACAGCAGCATCCCATTCAACATCCGGATAACTGTAGTAGCAGTCTGATTCCAATGGGGAGTTCCTAGCTCGGAAGAGCTTGGCAATGCAAAATCTGCCAGAGCCCAGGTTGATGAGTCTGAACGACATTGGCAGCCAATTCTCAGGAGCGACGAAACCCTGCAGCCAGATGTGCCGCAACTCAGGTGGCTCCTGATCCATCGGCTTCCCGGAGAGCTCCGATGTCAAGAACAGGTGGTTTGGGTTCTCGTCAGAGAAGCCAACCAAGAGGTTGAGATCGGGGTCGTGCTCTGCTCCGCCTTCAAAGGGCAGCATCCAGTCACCCACTTGCCTCCATGCGCGCTGAACTGTGTCAAAGCAGtaggtgccgccgccgccgtcgaacgACACGCAGATGATGCGGCCACCGTCGACCACCGCGTGGGAACATATGTGGACGGGTTCATAAGTATCATACCAGGGCTCCTCAacgaaaggtggaggtggaagcgCCTGCCATTGACAACCCAACGCGTGGGACTCGCCATATCTGAACACATCGAAGCAGGAGCCGTGCAGCCGTCGACGAGGGGTCTGAGCGGCTGAGCCATGATATAGACGATGCCTTCTTCCAGCTGTTGGCACCAGGCATCCGGAGCGGCGATGGAGATTAAGATGGGATTGAATCCTTTATCATGTCTGAGGGTCGGCATTGATTTGTAGACCACGCCGTCGGCGTTGTCGCCGGCGTCGGCGACTAGAGTGTAGCCTGCCTTGTCTATGCACAGTATTCTGCTCTCTCTGCTGCAGGAGCTTATGCGCCCGAAGATAGGCATCATGCAGCGGTAGCGCTCCACTGTGGGCGCCGGTGGGATGCGAAACCAAGATGAAGGTAGATCCTGAACCGTCTCTATCCTTTGAGACTcatcaccagcagcagcagcgcttgCTTTTGCTTGGGCTGTTGACGGGTAGAATAGACACTCGGAGACGTCGAGGCGGTGCAGCGAGTACACGCCGACGCCGGTCGTGTACGTCTCCCCCACGATGTTCACAAACCGCCGCCGGATCATCGCCATCTCCCTTCAGACCAGGCTCAAAAATCAAAAGATAAGATCGGATACTCATCAGACATTAAATGGGTTCTGGATGCTATTCGAAAGAACGAAACAGAAGTAGATCTAGAGGTTAAAATTAAAAGACAGCGATGCAGAAGAaggatcatatatatatatatcgcgcAAATTAGTCTACCTCTAGTCTGAGATTAAAATTAAAAGACAGGTTGATGCAGAAGAATGAGCCGGTCCAGCCAATCTTGGCGGCCGCCCCGCCTGATCGAAGGGAGTGCCCGGTCTACGGGTTTCAACTGGAGCAGACGACAACATGTACGTGGCGGCGGCGCAGCGAGATTGTTGGGATAAAAAGTATGAAGTATTTTCCTATGTACAAATGATCTAGAATAGTTTGATTTGATTGTGAATAAAATTGCCCAAGTGCATTCCCTCAGATCCATCCAAAATTGTAAGTCGTTATGGTTTTTTTATGTACAAGGCTTCTGATATGAATGTACATATGTATAGATTACTAGTGGGTAACCCCGCGCTTCGCGCGGGTAGCCGGGCATGAAGGCGACAGTGCACATCATATCCAGCAGATTTAAGTACAGCAGCAAAGGCGGTATATATATCAGGCGATTGTGACTAAAACataatatctatatatatatatatagttgccTGCTTCAGTTGCAGGAGGTTGGTAAATTGAGTAATACTTCAGcataatatataaaaaaagaggaCTGAAATGAGTTGCCTAAGCGCACACATAGGTAGAGGTACATGGAACCATGTATAACCCAATCTAACCCAATTGCGGTGGAGAATAAGACTACAAGAAGTCTTGGTGGTACTATGGACAGCTGCTGATGGTGGGATGATACTAATCCTGCATATATGCTGAACCAAAAAACACAGGAATGTACTCTGTTTCCACTTGAGGCAATTGATCCCTGTGTACGAATGCAAAAGCAGGTTTAAAACCTGATGGTAAAGGTAAAAGAGATTAACATATATAGCATTGTACTGAGAAGCGACTGGTGGCGGGCTTATTATTCGATGAGAACAAAGTGGTGTAATACTATGTTCTTTAGTTTCCAAAGTATATGCCAAACTGATGCACGTGGCAGGAAAAGGAATTATTTTGTTTATAGTATATGagaacacaatcaataataacacAATAGAAATGTAAAAAAACACATCGACCTAAAAACTATGCAAATGATCTATAGATAGAAACCAAACAAACTATGTTCTTTAGTTTGCAGCTGAGTTCACATTGAACAGATATATTATACAGCCATAACTGTCAATTCTCACAGTCCATAAGTGTAGATGAACATATATATTAAATAGCCATAACCGTGAATTAACACTTTGTTGTGCACCTATGAGACACAATAATATGCTATAATTGTCTCTGGAATGGAACAATGCCCATCTAGTATTTTCTTTAGCAACACTGTAAACTTAGAACGGATGCAAAGAGACATTAACTGAACAAAATTTCATATCAGCTTAGCTTAGTGCGCGGCAATTTGCGAGAATTCCTGAGATTATCATTCATCTTTGCCGTACAGAAGTTCAGAGAAGCATGGATTATAGGATTTAGTGCACCGAAACACATGAGTACTTATATTGTAGGCCTGCAAGTTCTGATAATCAACGTGGTCATATACTCATGATACTCAAGTAAGCGCAAACAGAATAGAAATGACCCTATAAGAAACATCCCTGCACATCATCCAAAGATGGTTGACCCATATTTTTTCGATCTATAGAGAGGGGGCATGGTGTACCTGTTTGGGAATGTCTGACTGAGCACGTGGCCAGGGATGGTGTGGCTGCGTGAAAAAATAATCCCAATGGCCTTTGTAATTTTAGTCAAGTTCAGTAAATCCGTAAGGCAACACCAGGGACAATTGCTGCCTCACAAATGGGAACCTTAGCTGCACAACCACACAATATTTTTACAGAAACTGAGTTACAAATCTACACATATGAATGCGAAAGGAAAGAAAGGTTCAGAACCAAACCAATGATAAAATCAAATCAGTATCAagttttagattttgaaatgctCTATTCCATGTTAAAGTTCTTTTCACAAACCTTGAACGTGCAGGAGCTGTAATCGGACGCTGATGGAGAGCAGATTCATGTTTCACCAGTACCGGCGAGCAAGTAGGAGAGCAGTTTTGACTGTGGCACTGTGGGGTGGTGCTGCTATGGCTCAATTTTCATTTTGAAACCTCTAAAAATATTAGCTGCCTCGTGCACTCTTGGGTCTGCACAAAAGAACTAAAATCGACCTTCTTATCGAATTCATTTTGAAACCTCGACAATAATAGGTGCGTCGTCCACTCCTGGGTCTGCACAAAAGAATTAAAATCGGCTTTTTTATCGAACTATGAAAAGGATGTCATGGCCATCAattccaacaacaacaacaataacaacaacaacaacaaagcctttaagtcccaaacaagttagggtaggctagagttgaaaccaagCTAGAGTTGAAATCAATTCCAACACAATAAGAATATGTAATAACTAAGATTACTCAATCACTAAGATGCATTTCGTAGAATATGGCCTAATAATGTAGACAATGAACATGGATTAGTAAAACAAATTGTAAAACTTTATTTAAAAAGAGAACCTTTATCTAGTGAAGTAATGCTGGATTAACACCATTACGGGTTTGGAAAGCATCAGATCAGTTTAAGCAAAATAATTGAAATGACATCTACTAATGAGTGTATATGGGTAAGGATGGTGAGCTTACAGTGTTGATGAGATCCATAGGTGTTAGTAATGGTATGATGTTAATCTATTCCCAAACCACCTCCAATATTAAGGTAGTCCAACTTAAAAATCTTTGTTCGAATTTCATCAACATAATTCACCATAAGAACTGCAGCATGTCTGAATATATCAACCTAAAAAACGAAGAACACTTTAGATACATCTGCTAAGTAAGAAACATGTATTCTGCAACGAATACAACCATGTAAGCAAAGAGGGGTACTGAAAATGTACATGCTATGTATGGGTCTTTATGGCAAAAAGATGCGAGCTATAATCAGTATCAGATCACTTTAAGCACAATAATTTCAATGATATCTACTATAATGAGTGTATATGCCATACATGGAAGGTTGTACCCCTTGATGCAGTCAAATATGCATCTTATTTTCCAAATAGTTGAGGCAATACATGGTCATCCCTAGCTTATAGTAACAAAAAGCAAGGCTCGTTTTTATATTGATATACTAATGATGCATGAAATCTTATCTCTGTAGTGCGCACATGCTGCAAATTCCATGATTGCCTCACACTGAACATGATAATTCATGCAGAAATCTTACCTCTGCAGTGCGCACATGCTGC
The nucleotide sequence above comes from Miscanthus floridulus cultivar M001 chromosome 18, ASM1932011v1, whole genome shotgun sequence. Encoded proteins:
- the LOC136523343 gene encoding uncharacterized protein encodes the protein MAMIRRRFVNIVGETYTTGVGVYSLHRLDVSECLFYPSTAQAKASAAAAGDESQRIETVQDLPSSWFRIPPAPTVERYRCMMPIFGRISSCSRESRILCIDKAGYTLVADAGDNADGVVYKSMPTLRHDKGFNPILISIAAPDAWCQQLEEGIALPPPPFVEEPWYDTYEPVHICSHAVVDGGRIICVSFDGGGGTYCFDTVQRAWRQVGDWMLPFEGGAEHDPDLNLLVGFSDENPNHLFLTSELSGKPMDQEPPELRHIWLQGFVAPENWLPMSFRLINLGSGRFCIAKLFRARNSPLESDCYYSYPDVEWDAAVLIGVEVYRGSQGPRC